CGGCACAGGTTGTAGCGCAACGCGTCGCGGATTTCGTCGTCGCTGGGAACGGGATTGCGCTCGAGCAGCACGCTGGTGCTCATGATCATGCCGTTGAGACAGTAGCCGCACTGGGCCGCCTGTTCCTCGATGAACGCGCGCTGAATGAAGTGCGGATTGTCCGGCGTCCCGAGTCCTTCGAGCGTCACGATATCGCGGCCGGTCGCGGCGACGGCGGGCACGACGCAGGCGCGCGTCGCGTGGCCATCGACGATCACGGTGCACGCGCCGCACTGTCCGAGCCCGCAGCCGAACTTGGGTCCGTTCAACTCGAAATCGTTGCGCAGGACCGTGAGCAACGGAGCATCCGACGCCACGAACTCGACGGTGCGCGTGCGCCCGTTCACGCGAAGCGTGACGGGACCATCGACCGGGCGTGGATGAGACATGACATGAACCCCGAAAAGAAAGCGGCAAACGCGAGACGCAGCGCACGCCGGAAACATTCGATGCTAGCCTGCCCCGCCCCCGAAGGCGAGGCAGTCAAAAACCTCATGCCGCGACGGGCGCCGTGTCCTTCTGCGGCGATACCAGCGGAACCTCGTACACGTCGTAGCCGAAGCACCAGGCCGGATCCTCGTTAGTGCGCAGCCAGGTGTTGTTGTGCGAGACGAGCTGGACCTTCGAGGCGCGCGTGGACCGGTTGGCTTCGTAGAGCGCGAACGCGTTCGTGTAGTCGGACACGCCGACTTCATCGAGACAGCGCGTCAGCATCGCCGCATCTTCGATCGCCATCGCGGCGCCCTGCGCCATGTGCGGCTTCATCGGATGGCAGGCATCGCCCAGCAGAACCATGCGGCCACGGCTCCAGAGCGGCAGCGGATCGCGTTCGAGCAGCGGCCACTTGGAGATCGACGGCGAAACATCGATCAGATGCTGGATGTCGGGATGCCAACCTGCGAACGCTTCCTTCATCTCTTCGCGGCTGCTTTCCATGAATGGCACGCCCACCGGCCATTCCTTCTGCGGCACGCCCGTCACGTAGTAATACTCGTCGTGCTTCTCGGTGACGTAGTAGACCATCATGTGACGGTCGCCCGACCACCACTTCACGCAGGCGTCATACGGCTTGTTATTCAGCAAC
The Caballeronia sp. NK8 genome window above contains:
- a CDS encoding (2Fe-2S)-binding protein is translated as MSHPRPVDGPVTLRVNGRTRTVEFVASDAPLLTVLRNDFELNGPKFGCGLGQCGACTVIVDGHATRACVVPAVAATGRDIVTLEGLGTPDNPHFIQRAFIEEQAAQCGYCLNGMIMSTSVLLERNPVPSDDEIRDALRYNLCRCGTHIEIMNAVRRAARYLQQQDEQ
- a CDS encoding FAD-dependent monooxygenase, with amino-acid sequence MSKARIAVIGAGLGGATAAALLERSGYDVVLYEQAQAFSRLGAGIHVGPNMMKVMRRIGCEDALNKMGSHPDYWYSRDGKTSEIMSQIPLGDFAVKNYGASYLTVHRGDFHALLTQASSPGVVRFGKKLSSVEDTGNEVRMTFADGSVETADIVIGADGVNSKIRDHLLGAEPPKYTGWVAHRAVFPASLLNNKPYDACVKWWSGDRHMMVYYVTEKHDEYYYVTGVPQKEWPVGVPFMESSREEMKEAFAGWHPDIQHLIDVSPSISKWPLLERDPLPLWSRGRMVLLGDACHPMKPHMAQGAAMAIEDAAMLTRCLDEVGVSDYTNAFALYEANRSTRASKVQLVSHNNTWLRTNEDPAWCFGYDVYEVPLVSPQKDTAPVAA